In Candidatus Bathyarchaeia archaeon, the genomic stretch ACCTTTCAGCCGACACATCCACACCTAGGTCGATGACCTCGAAGCCGGCGGCTTGAAGCATCATGATGACTATGTTCTTACCGATGTCGTGGACGTCGCCCTTAACGGTTCCCATCACAACCTTCAACCCTCCGGCCTCACGTCTCCAAAATGGCTTTAATGTGTTCACAACCTCTGTGGCCAACAAGCCCGCCATCAGCAAGTCTGAAAGGAACGCCTCCCCCCGCTCGTATCTCTCGCCTATCTCCTCCAAAGCCTCGACCATGATGTCTAATACCTCCCTTGGCTTAACGCCTAAACTCAGCGCCCTCTCCACCTCCCGCCTTAAAACCTCCGGCTCAGCCATATCCAATATCAACGCCTTTAAGCCAAAACTCGGTTGCTCCAAGTTCATCCACAACCTCAACGGCGGCACAGCTAAACAAGTTAAGCCCTTAACCCATAAAAAGCTATAATTTCCACCCCTTAAACCATTTCAACCTTAAAGGTATAAGGAGGCTGAATGACTTTAAACGAAGGGATAAAAAAGTACGCCGTCGAATCATTCTTATCCCATGTCTTTATCCCTAGTCATTAATTTAGAAACAGACCTGTAAACCTGACCGAAAGAGCTAATCGACGTCGAACAGAAATACCGAGGGTTTCAGAAGCACAGCGATATAGGTATCCCAGAATTTAAACAATTAAATGATGTTTGACCAACTCAAACTGACTCATTGTAAAGAGACCTTTAATCCTCTCGATGCTCGTGAGGTTCAGGTGGGGCGTATAGGAACCGGATGGCATTCAACCGTATAGGGCAATGCTCACAGAACTTCGGTTGATCCTCAACCCGTATGAGCTTCCCAATCTGATCTAACACCCTGCAGTTGAAGACTCTATGGGAAATATCCTGCAACCCATATAGGCAGTCGGCCATGTTTTTAACCCACCTCCATTTCCGCCAATAAACCATATTTTAACCTTATGGGCGAATCCGCGACATGTTTAAATGATTCACATGGGCTGCTTTAACCCCTTCACCGGTAAATAAGCCAAGAAACCTGGATTCTACCTACTAATGCTTTAAAGCTAACACTGAGGTGCCGTCAATTTAGCGCTACTATCCTTTATCATCCTCATTATATTGAAACAGTGTTGAAGGCCTAAACACTCTTAGCCGCGAAACTGAGGTTTTAACGGGATTGAAAGAGGAGGCGGCTTATCATATCGTCAATTCACCTCTCGATGCTGAGAATTTGTCCACTTCATCAACTCGTCGGTTTGTTTGAACGGGAAGATGGGCTTTTTAAACTTGGTATTGAATTGTGGTCGAAACCGTTTTTAAGCTTTAAACCATTTAAATATCAAATAGTCGATTTTGCCTTTGCCATTTTTCGGGCAGGCTATGATGAATTGCTTTCTCACAGTGGTGGCCAGTCGACCAGCCCTCACGATTTCAAAGGGTCCCATCGAGTCCTTTCTAGATTTAACGGAGATGATGAAGGGCGCGTGATCTATGCCGGGCCCTCTCTCATACACGGCGAAGTCTGATCCAAACTTGATCCCAGGGGTTACCACGTATCCTTTATCACGCAGATCCTTATAGATCATGTACGATTTCTCGAAGTTGTTGTACAGCTTCGCCGCTTTGTTTAGTAACGTTTTCATCTTCACTGGTCTACCGTCTTTCTGGGACCTAATTTCCAATAAACCTTTTTCTTGGAGGTATATGGCCTCCATTATGTCTAGGGTTAATGGTGCTTGAAACTCTTGGCCGGGCTTCGGCTTCGGTATGCCAACGGGCTTGCCGTAAAAGCCTAGGCGGTAGAGGTGGTTAGCCTCGTTAAAATCCCAAACTATGATTCTGCCTCCAACCAGATTACCTATGGTCTTCAAGTCGATCAACCGTATATGGCTATGAGCCTGATTAAGTCGATGACGTTCATTCCTATGTCTGAGATCATCTCAACGTGGTTTAGGATTTCCCTCATCAGCAACATCGCTGGTATAGGTAAGTTTGATTTTAAAATCTTCATGTCTAAGCTTCTGTTCTTTTCATCTAAGCTCTTCTCCATTTGCTCAACGTTTTTAGAAAGCTCTAACGCTTTCTCCGGGTTAAAGCCAAGGGACATCATCGTTTCCCTTACCTTAATAATTTGCTCCAACACCATGGTCATAAACTCAACCAACTCTGCCATGTACTTCTCATTTACCTTCCATTTCTGCTTCTCCAAATCCATTAAACGGTAGGCCACGGCCTCAGCGTAATCGGAGATTTTTTCAACCTCGAAAATCAGCCGAAGAAAGCTCTCCCTGCTTATCAGAAGAGACCCAACGGAGGCGATTTCCTCCAACAGCTTGGACTTCGCTTGTTTGGATTCAGATATCAGCTTACCCATCTCTAAGCTGTGCTTATCCGCTTCCTCACCGTTCCGATTAGACACACTTTCCATCAGCAAGGTCAGCTCCCTAACGATATCCACCACTATCCTAGCGTGATCCTGACACATGTTAAGCATCCTACGCCTTACAGCAGCCTCAGTTTCCAGGGGATACGTCACACCGCACACCAATCATATTGTTTACATGGTAAAAAATACTCGAATTTAAATAAAAGATTTGTCTTCGACCCGCCTTCCTGAAGATGAAAACCAGTTCTCTAAAAGTTTAAAAGGCTTATTTAGCCCGCTGAAAACAGTTGGAGTCGTGATGTTTAATGGAGGAAGAGAGGTCTCAGGTCACTGGAATACTCTATGAATGCTTAAACTGCGGCTCGAAGGTAAGCTTAGAGGAGCTTTCCATGACACCTGAAATAAAATGCCCCTACTGCGGATACCGAGTCCTAAAGAAGTCGAGGCCTCCGATCGTAAAACGCGTTAAAGCTAGGTAACGACCCTGCGAACCGGCATAACTCGTTGATTTAGGTTGGTGCCTTCAGTGGACTTGTATGATAGGGTTCTGGAGCTTTCAAGAAGGAGGGGATTTTTCTGGCCCTCCTTCGAAATCTACGGAGGAGTGGGGGGCTTCATCGACTTTGGGCCATTAGGCGCTAAGATAATGTGGAAGTTGAAGAATCATTGGAGGGATTTCTTCGTAAGGTTGGAGGGGTTGTTAGAGATCATAACCCCCGTCATCACACCCAGCAGGGTTTTTGAAGCTTCAGGACACGTTGAACATTTTCGAGATCCCATGGTGACTTGTTTAAGCTGTGAAAAGAAGTTTCGGGCTGACCAACTCCTTGAAGAAGTGGTAGGGAAGCGGTTTGAAGGAAAACCTTTAGAAACCATAGATTTCTTCATAGCGGAAAAGAACGTAAGATGCCCCGAGTGTGGAGGCAAGCTTTCTAGATCTGAGTTTTTCACTACAATGTTCAGGACGACGATAGGACCCTATAGCGAGGAAGTAGCGTATGGAAGGCCTGAAGCGGCTCAAGGCATGTTCCTAGACTTTAAACGTGTATACGAGACTGCTAGAGAAAGGTTTCCATTAGGCATAGCTCAAATCGGCAGAGCTATGAGAAACGAGATCTCCCCTAGGCAGGGACCTATAAGGCTCAGAGAGTTCACTATCATGGAGTTCGAATTCTTCTTTGACCCTGAAAACCCCATGTGTGAGAAGCTTCCCTCGATTGAAAACTTGGAAATCAATTTGCTACCCAGCCTCGTGAGGGAGAAGGGCGTTGAAGAGCCTGTTAAAATAACCCTTCGAAAGGCCGTTGAAGAGGGCTTCATCACATCGGAATGGCTCGCGTATTTTATGGGTAAATCCGTGAAGTTTCTAGAGCAGCTGGGAATAGAACCTGATGATCAGCGTTTTGAGGAGAAGCTTCCTACCGAGAGGGCTCACTACTCCCTTCAAACCTTTGACCAGCAGGTTAAGCTTGATAGGTGGGGATGGACCGAGGTGGCTGGGTTCGCCTATAGAGGGGACTATGACCTTAAGAGACATGCCTTGTACTCGAAGGTGGACATGAGGATTTTTAAGGGATATGAGCAACCGGTTGAAAAGGTCATCAGGTCTATTCACCCAGTTGAAGGGGAGGTGATTAAATTGTTCGGGGAGCGAGCTAAGCTCGTATTGGAAAAGCTTCGAGAAGCCGAACCTGAGGAAGTTTACAGCCAATTGGGAAGGCAAGGGTTTTTTAAGTTAGGTGAATTTACAATTCCAGCCTCATGCTTCCTCCGAGAGGAGAAGAGGGTTAAGGAGACGGGAGCGAGGTTTATACCCCATGTCGTCGAGCCCAGCTTTGGGGCTGAAAGGCTTCTCTACGCAATTTTGGAGAAAGCCTACTCAGTTAAGGAGGGAAGGGTTGTACTTCAGTTGCCTAGTTTCCTGTCACCTTACGATGTAGCCGTGTTCCCCTTAGTTTCAAAAAACGGATTAAATGATTACTCTTACAAGCTTAGCCAACAACTCCTATACCAAGGATTCGACGTTTTCTATGATGAGAAAGGCTCGATAGGTCGGAGATACGCGAGGGCGGATGAAGCGGGAATACCTGCAGCCATAACCATCGACTACCAGACCATGCAGGATGACACGGTTACGGTCAGGGATCGAGATTCTTGGAGTCAAATTAGAGTTGACGTAAAACGGTTAGATAGTTATTTGACCGAGCTGCTGAAACGTAGCAAGAGAATTGATTAACGTTGCCTAGAAGAAGGTTGAGGCTACTGGAGAAAGCGGCTCAAAACATTGTGGGTTCTGAAAACGCGAAACTCTTGATGAAGGGCGTAGACATAGTAGGGGACATAGCTGTTGTAAAATTTCCCGAGGATTTGAAAAGCTTTAGACGCGCTGTGGCATTGGAGCTTTTAAAGGAAGCCCCGTATTTAAAGGTGGTTTTACAGCAATCCTCACCGGTTTCCGGTAAATATAGGCTGAGGAGGCTTAGCTGGTTAGCGGGGGAAAGAAGGAAAACAACCTTCCACAGGGAGTATGGTTGCCTTTACAAGGTAAATCTGGAGAGGACCTATTTTTCTCCTCGGCTGAGCGCTGAGAGGCATAGAGTAGCCTCTCAACTTCAGCTTGAAGGTGGAGAAAAACTTATCCTAAACATGTTCGCGGGTGTTGGATGCTTCTCCATACTTATCGCTAAAAGAAATAAAGCATGTAAAGTTTATTCCGTCGACCTCAATAGACATGCCGTCGAGCTGATGGTTTACAACGCATATTTGAATAAGGTGAGGAGACAGGTGACCTCGATCCTAGGCGATGCACGCCACGTGGCGTTTAACCTCTTCCAACGAAAGGTTGACAGGGTTTTAATGCCTTTGCCTGAAAAGGCGAAGGAATATTTAAACTGTGCCGTAGCAGCCCTCAAGCCGGAAGGAGGCATTATACACTATCAGACCTTCATACACGCATCTAAAAACATCAATCCAGCGAAGGCCGCTGAAGATGAAGTAAGGAATGAATTAAAGAACATCCCACATGAAATTCTACTCTCGAAAGTTATTAGAGATGTAGGTCCCAGATGGTTTCATGTAGCCGTTGACGTCAAGACGACGAGCGCTTTAATTTAGACGTTTAAACTCATCAGCGAGACATAAAACAATTAATTTATTGGTTAATAACTTCAGGTTGAAGTTTTGATTTTGAGAGTGACCCTCTATGACGATTTAAATCATTGATGATCTCTACCACGAGATCTTTTAAGGCTGGATCTTTAATGAGCGCCGTTAATCGGTTTTCCTCCTCCCAGAATTCCTGGACCTTACTCGGTGAAAACCCAGATTGCTCATACTCATAGGCTTGAATCAACGTTTCAAGCTTGTCCGAAACCTTAACGACTTGGGCTTCGACACTGTTCCCTTCGCGATAATCCCTTAGAAGGCTTAAATATCGCTCCTTTAAACTAGGCTCAAGCCGCTTCAACGTAAATTCTTCAATGGTCTTCTCAGCCCTTTTCTTAAAGTCTTCACCAATTAGCTTTGAAACTCTTCTATCCATGTCCAAGAGCATGGCTTCTGAGATATCGTGAAGCAAGCTCATTTCCACAACCTTATAACCATCCAATGTAACACCTTTAGCGGCCAAAGTGTCGGCAAGACTCATCGCGATAAAGCTTGTTCTCGCCACATGATCGGCTACCGACTCCACCGACCATCTGCCCAATCCTCTTAGAAGCCAACCTGTTCGTGGCACGTTCTTCAGCTTACCGAACTCCAACCACGTAGTTATCAACGCTCAACCCTCCTGAAACGTTGTTCATAATAGTTTGAGGAAGACTACCACCCATACAGGTATGGTGACGAGAAACCATATCCGTCGATCCCAAGTATAGATTTTCTGTCCATCCATCATCCCTAATGGAAGCAAGTTAAACGCAGCCAACCAGAGATTGACGACAAACCCTATTTCACCTATATCGGATAGAAGGGTTACACGCGTTATGGATAATGTTAAAAACATTAGGGCCACCGCCAAGTTCGCTAAGGGTCCT encodes the following:
- a CDS encoding class I SAM-dependent methyltransferase family protein — protein: MPRRRLRLLEKAAQNIVGSENAKLLMKGVDIVGDIAVVKFPEDLKSFRRAVALELLKEAPYLKVVLQQSSPVSGKYRLRRLSWLAGERRKTTFHREYGCLYKVNLERTYFSPRLSAERHRVASQLQLEGGEKLILNMFAGVGCFSILIAKRNKACKVYSVDLNRHAVELMVYNAYLNKVRRQVTSILGDARHVAFNLFQRKVDRVLMPLPEKAKEYLNCAVAALKPEGGIIHYQTFIHASKNINPAKAAEDEVRNELKNIPHEILLSKVIRDVGPRWFHVAVDVKTTSALI
- a CDS encoding DNA-directed RNA polymerase subunit P codes for the protein MEEERSQVTGILYECLNCGSKVSLEELSMTPEIKCPYCGYRVLKKSRPPIVKRVKAR
- a CDS encoding HD family hydrolase encodes the protein MITTWLEFGKLKNVPRTGWLLRGLGRWSVESVADHVARTSFIAMSLADTLAAKGVTLDGYKVVEMSLLHDISEAMLLDMDRRVSKLIGEDFKKRAEKTIEEFTLKRLEPSLKERYLSLLRDYREGNSVEAQVVKVSDKLETLIQAYEYEQSGFSPSKVQEFWEEENRLTALIKDPALKDLVVEIINDLNRHRGSLSKSKLQPEVINQ
- the endA gene encoding tRNA-intron lyase, which encodes MKTIGNLVGGRIIVWDFNEANHLYRLGFYGKPVGIPKPKPGQEFQAPLTLDIMEAIYLQEKGLLEIRSQKDGRPVKMKTLLNKAAKLYNNFEKSYMIYKDLRDKGYVVTPGIKFGSDFAVYERGPGIDHAPFIISVKSRKDSMGPFEIVRAGRLATTVRKQFIIACPKNGKGKIDYLIFKWFKA
- a CDS encoding cobalamin-dependent protein (Presence of a B(12) (cobalamin)-binding domain implies dependence on cobalamin itself, in one of its several forms, or in some unusual lineages, dependence on a cobalamin-like analog.), yielding MRLWMNLEQPSFGLKALILDMAEPEVLRREVERALSLGVKPREVLDIMVEALEEIGERYERGEAFLSDLLMAGLLATEVVNTLKPFWRREAGGLKVVMGTVKGDVHDIGKNIVIMMLQAAGFEVIDLGVDVSAER
- a CDS encoding DUF47 family protein — translated: MCGVTYPLETEAAVRRRMLNMCQDHARIVVDIVRELTLLMESVSNRNGEEADKHSLEMGKLISESKQAKSKLLEEIASVGSLLISRESFLRLIFEVEKISDYAEAVAYRLMDLEKQKWKVNEKYMAELVEFMTMVLEQIIKVRETMMSLGFNPEKALELSKNVEQMEKSLDEKNRSLDMKILKSNLPIPAMLLMREILNHVEMISDIGMNVIDLIRLIAIYG
- the glyS gene encoding glycine--tRNA ligase — its product is MPSVDLYDRVLELSRRRGFFWPSFEIYGGVGGFIDFGPLGAKIMWKLKNHWRDFFVRLEGLLEIITPVITPSRVFEASGHVEHFRDPMVTCLSCEKKFRADQLLEEVVGKRFEGKPLETIDFFIAEKNVRCPECGGKLSRSEFFTTMFRTTIGPYSEEVAYGRPEAAQGMFLDFKRVYETARERFPLGIAQIGRAMRNEISPRQGPIRLREFTIMEFEFFFDPENPMCEKLPSIENLEINLLPSLVREKGVEEPVKITLRKAVEEGFITSEWLAYFMGKSVKFLEQLGIEPDDQRFEEKLPTERAHYSLQTFDQQVKLDRWGWTEVAGFAYRGDYDLKRHALYSKVDMRIFKGYEQPVEKVIRSIHPVEGEVIKLFGERAKLVLEKLREAEPEEVYSQLGRQGFFKLGEFTIPASCFLREEKRVKETGARFIPHVVEPSFGAERLLYAILEKAYSVKEGRVVLQLPSFLSPYDVAVFPLVSKNGLNDYSYKLSQQLLYQGFDVFYDEKGSIGRRYARADEAGIPAAITIDYQTMQDDTVTVRDRDSWSQIRVDVKRLDSYLTELLKRSKRID